One genomic region from Arthrobacter sp. FB24 encodes:
- a CDS encoding glycosyltransferase family 2 protein, whose translation MKTDPTDVPGPVSGRDTRASVCLASYRGGRFIKEQLESVLAQLGPDDELVIVDDASPDDTVEQIRGFHDGRIRLIEAAVNQGYVRSFEQAVLASKGQYILLADQDDVWVPGRLELMLDALQATRVVASNFDVLGGGPRPNIPRLRAKDSRRHAANILGILVGYRAYYGCGMAFRRDMLPVFTPVPRFLNESHDLWLAICGNLAGSMRHLDEATLLRRIHDDNATPRSWRSLSVILRARVMLLRCIGLAWRRVRRLS comes from the coding sequence TTGAAAACAGATCCTACGGACGTCCCGGGCCCTGTAAGTGGCCGGGACACGAGGGCGAGCGTCTGCCTTGCCAGCTACCGCGGCGGGCGCTTCATCAAGGAGCAACTCGAGTCCGTCCTCGCCCAGCTCGGCCCGGACGATGAGCTGGTCATCGTGGACGACGCCTCGCCTGACGACACCGTCGAACAGATCAGGGGCTTCCACGACGGACGGATCCGCCTGATTGAAGCGGCCGTGAACCAGGGGTACGTCCGGTCATTCGAACAGGCGGTCCTGGCCTCGAAGGGGCAATACATATTGCTCGCCGACCAGGATGACGTCTGGGTGCCGGGGAGGCTGGAGCTGATGCTCGATGCCTTGCAGGCAACAAGGGTCGTGGCCTCCAACTTCGATGTGCTCGGGGGCGGGCCCCGTCCCAACATCCCGCGGCTCCGGGCCAAGGACAGCCGGCGTCACGCCGCAAACATCCTTGGAATCCTCGTGGGATACCGGGCCTATTACGGCTGCGGCATGGCTTTCCGGCGCGACATGCTGCCCGTCTTCACCCCCGTTCCCCGCTTCCTGAACGAGTCCCACGACCTGTGGCTGGCGATCTGCGGGAATCTGGCAGGCTCCATGCGGCATCTGGACGAGGCAACATTGCTGCGCAGGATCCATGACGACAACGCCACGCCCAGGAGCTGGCGCTCACTGTCCGTCATCCTTCGTGCGCGCGTCATGCTGCTCCGCTGCATCGGGCTGGCATGGCGCCGCGTTCGTCGCCTGTCCTGA
- a CDS encoding glycosyltransferase family 2 protein, which yields MESTPNPRVLVIMPAWNESEAVGNTVREVLNTDSRYDVLVVNDGSTDNTAAVAAEAGATVLNLPFNLGVGGAMRAGFKYARRCGYRQVIQVDSDGQHDPRSIDEVLAGLAHADISIGARFADRGDYKVTGPRKWAMQLLARVISGLAKTRLTDVTSGFRAANVRAVDQYLDHYPAEYLGDTIDSLVVAIRSGCTVTQVPVEMRARQGGKPSHNPAKAAIYLGRSVFALLFALTRKRSHLAVPAPQATGA from the coding sequence ATGGAATCCACCCCCAATCCGCGCGTTCTGGTCATCATGCCTGCCTGGAATGAATCGGAAGCCGTCGGCAATACCGTGCGGGAAGTACTGAACACAGACTCCCGTTACGACGTCCTCGTCGTCAACGACGGGTCCACCGACAACACTGCAGCCGTTGCCGCCGAGGCTGGAGCCACGGTGCTCAATCTTCCTTTTAACCTCGGTGTGGGCGGGGCTATGCGCGCGGGCTTCAAGTACGCGCGCCGCTGCGGTTACCGGCAGGTGATCCAGGTGGATTCCGACGGCCAGCACGATCCACGAAGCATCGACGAAGTCCTTGCAGGGCTTGCCCATGCGGACATCTCTATCGGTGCGCGCTTCGCGGACCGCGGGGACTACAAAGTCACAGGCCCGCGGAAGTGGGCCATGCAGCTGCTGGCCAGGGTGATTTCGGGGCTTGCCAAAACGCGCCTCACGGACGTGACCAGCGGGTTCCGTGCAGCCAACGTGCGGGCCGTGGACCAATACCTTGACCACTACCCGGCCGAATACCTCGGTGACACCATCGATTCCCTTGTGGTGGCCATCCGCTCCGGGTGCACTGTGACGCAGGTGCCCGTGGAAATGCGTGCCCGCCAAGGCGGAAAACCCAGCCACAATCCGGCCAAGGCCGCCATATACCTCGGAAGATCGGTGTTTGCCCTGTTGTTCGCCCTGACCAGGAAGCGGTCCCACCTGGCCGTCCCGGCTCCGCAAGCAACGGGAGCCTAA
- a CDS encoding DUF2304 domain-containing protein: MGNIAAFLLALAIVGLVIEMLRRKKLREKYAVLWLIVGVATLILAAFPRLLNIVAEYVGVQLPSNLLFAMSILMLLGVCLHLSWEISVVEDETRTLAEEVAILRVQVEALSTAGSTDSPLPPDSLATTPDTAGPHAAKPDTQPKGSD; this comes from the coding sequence ATGGGAAACATTGCCGCGTTCCTGCTTGCCCTGGCCATTGTTGGCCTGGTTATCGAGATGCTCCGCCGGAAGAAACTCCGGGAGAAGTACGCTGTCCTCTGGCTGATTGTTGGCGTTGCCACGCTCATATTGGCGGCCTTCCCCCGGCTGCTGAATATCGTGGCGGAGTACGTCGGCGTGCAGCTTCCTTCCAACCTGCTCTTCGCGATGAGCATCCTTATGCTGCTTGGCGTCTGCCTCCATCTATCGTGGGAAATCTCCGTGGTTGAAGACGAGACGCGTACCCTCGCGGAGGAAGTGGCGATTCTGCGGGTTCAGGTGGAGGCCCTCAGCACTGCGGGCAGCACCGATTCACCGCTACCGCCCGACTCGCTGGCAACAACGCCAGATACCGCCGGCCCGCACGCTGCGAAGCCAGATACACAACCCAAAGGTTCGGATTAA
- a CDS encoding glycosyltransferase has protein sequence MPLDIFIPYWGDPEYMKETVNSVLSQDSDDWLLTVVDDAYPGHEIRDFMSGISDPRVKYIRKEQNAGITENYRTCVAMATQEVLVILGCDDVLLPNYVSTILEAHKRYPDAALIQPGVQVIDEAGQVVVTLVDTVKQKLIKPRGGGRQLLSGEAIASNLMHGDWLYWPSLAFRTDKIRQVDFRDGFPIIQDLALIMDMIYNGDQLLIEPTVCFQYRRHSNSASSTKLVDGSRFAGEREYFAVAASQAEELGWNRAARSARLRFTSRAHAASLLPKAVLSKNSPAVKALVRHTFGK, from the coding sequence ATGCCGCTGGACATTTTCATCCCCTACTGGGGCGATCCCGAATACATGAAGGAAACGGTCAACAGTGTCCTGTCCCAGGACAGCGATGACTGGCTCCTCACCGTCGTGGACGATGCCTACCCCGGCCACGAAATCAGGGACTTCATGTCCGGAATCAGCGATCCTCGCGTCAAGTACATCCGCAAGGAGCAGAACGCCGGGATCACCGAAAACTACCGGACCTGCGTGGCCATGGCCACGCAGGAAGTCCTAGTGATCCTCGGCTGCGATGACGTCCTGCTGCCGAATTACGTCTCCACTATCCTTGAGGCCCACAAGCGGTATCCCGATGCTGCCCTGATCCAGCCCGGCGTCCAGGTCATCGACGAGGCCGGCCAGGTGGTGGTCACCCTCGTGGACACCGTGAAGCAGAAGCTGATCAAGCCCCGCGGCGGCGGGCGCCAACTGCTCTCCGGCGAGGCCATTGCGTCCAACCTGATGCACGGTGACTGGCTCTACTGGCCGTCACTGGCCTTTCGGACGGACAAGATCCGCCAGGTGGACTTCCGGGACGGCTTCCCCATCATCCAGGATCTCGCCCTGATCATGGACATGATCTACAACGGTGACCAGCTCCTGATCGAGCCCACCGTCTGCTTCCAGTACCGCCGGCACTCCAACAGCGCCTCGTCCACCAAACTGGTGGACGGCTCGCGGTTCGCCGGCGAGCGGGAGTATTTCGCCGTTGCCGCCTCGCAGGCAGAGGAACTGGGATGGAACCGGGCCGCCCGGTCCGCACGGCTGAGGTTCACGTCGCGTGCGCACGCGGCGTCCCTGCTGCCCAAAGCAGTGCTCAGCAAAAACTCCCCCGCCGTCAAGGCCCTGGTCCGCCACACCTTCGGCAAGTAA
- a CDS encoding NAD-dependent epimerase/dehydratase family protein, producing the protein MTSSSSSTRPGGTVLVTGGAGFIGCAISDALVNEFDRVVVVDNLHPQIHATGQRPEQLNAAAELVVADVTEAKTWDTVLQDVTPDVVIHLAAETGTGQSLEESTRHAHVNVVGTSQLLDGLNRHGKLPRRIVLSSSRAVYGEGAWKDAHGRVFYPGQRTSETLDKAQWDFPDASPVAMKASETFPAPVSVYGATKLAQENVLQAWAKSYGVETVILRLQNVYGPGQSLINPYTGIMSLFCRMAMGGKSIPLYEDGEVRRDFILIDDVASAIVAGAVSTTVQAEPMDIGSGEFQTIGTAAKLIAEHYKAPASHVTGQYRQGDVRHAWADITAAEKVLGWTPKYNLAQGIERLATWIDAQPDVKPA; encoded by the coding sequence GTGACTTCCTCTTCATCTTCCACCCGTCCCGGAGGTACCGTCCTGGTCACGGGCGGCGCCGGGTTCATCGGCTGTGCGATCTCCGATGCCCTGGTCAATGAGTTCGACCGCGTGGTCGTCGTCGACAATCTCCACCCGCAGATTCATGCCACGGGCCAGCGGCCCGAGCAGCTTAACGCGGCAGCGGAACTGGTGGTTGCGGATGTGACGGAAGCGAAGACCTGGGACACCGTCCTCCAGGACGTAACTCCCGACGTCGTTATCCACCTGGCGGCGGAAACCGGCACCGGCCAGTCTCTGGAGGAGTCCACCCGGCACGCGCACGTCAATGTCGTCGGCACCTCCCAGCTCCTCGACGGCCTCAACCGCCACGGCAAGCTGCCCCGACGGATCGTCTTGTCCTCCAGCCGTGCCGTGTATGGCGAAGGCGCCTGGAAGGATGCTCACGGCCGGGTCTTTTACCCCGGTCAGCGGACAAGCGAAACCCTCGACAAGGCACAGTGGGATTTCCCGGATGCCTCGCCCGTCGCGATGAAGGCGTCGGAGACGTTCCCGGCGCCCGTGAGCGTCTACGGTGCCACGAAGCTCGCCCAGGAAAATGTCCTCCAGGCATGGGCGAAGTCCTACGGCGTGGAGACCGTGATCCTCCGCCTGCAGAATGTCTATGGTCCGGGCCAGTCCCTGATCAACCCGTACACCGGCATCATGAGCCTCTTTTGCCGGATGGCCATGGGCGGCAAGTCGATACCCCTTTATGAGGACGGCGAAGTTCGCCGCGACTTCATCCTGATCGACGATGTCGCGTCGGCCATTGTTGCCGGGGCGGTCTCCACCACCGTCCAGGCCGAACCGATGGACATCGGATCTGGCGAGTTCCAGACCATCGGCACCGCTGCAAAGCTGATCGCCGAACACTACAAAGCTCCTGCGTCGCACGTCACCGGCCAGTACAGGCAGGGCGACGTTCGTCATGCCTGGGCTGACATCACGGCCGCCGAGAAGGTGCTGGGATGGACCCCGAAGTACAACCTTGCCCAGGGAATCGAACGACTGGCCACGTGGATTGACGCGCAGCCGGATGTCAAGCCTGCCTGA
- a CDS encoding glycosyltransferase: MTSNATTAVVSLFNADEHVLSNAAALLAQVGHVVVVDDGSSRDPAPVLRQLQDLGCTVERLAENSGIASALNAGIAVALSSGNRPAFILTMDQDSLLEGGYVSALEEAARAAEQAGVRVGMVAPASIRGLPTRRAGIVNGVQLGGEPIQSGLLLPVPVIEELGPFQSDLFIDGVDTEYFLRTQAAGFKTVIAPQAALGHSLGTMTQARIFGTDLALRGRPIKVRTAASWRYYYLFRNRILLAAKYGRQHPWWAVKGFLADYRHLAIVTLLAPRRLERLSSAVAGVVDGLAGRAGRRSVS, translated from the coding sequence ATGACGTCCAACGCGACCACTGCGGTCGTCAGCCTGTTCAACGCCGACGAGCACGTCCTGTCCAACGCGGCGGCGCTGCTTGCCCAGGTCGGGCACGTGGTGGTTGTTGACGACGGTAGTTCCCGGGACCCTGCGCCGGTCCTTCGCCAGCTCCAGGACCTGGGTTGCACGGTCGAGCGGCTCGCGGAAAACTCTGGCATCGCTTCAGCGCTAAACGCCGGCATTGCCGTAGCACTGTCCTCTGGGAACCGGCCGGCTTTTATCCTCACCATGGATCAGGACAGCCTGCTCGAGGGCGGCTACGTTAGCGCCCTTGAGGAGGCCGCACGTGCCGCTGAACAGGCAGGAGTCAGGGTCGGCATGGTCGCTCCCGCCTCCATCCGGGGGCTTCCGACCCGGCGCGCCGGCATCGTGAACGGCGTGCAGCTGGGGGGCGAGCCGATCCAATCGGGACTGCTCCTGCCGGTTCCTGTCATCGAAGAACTGGGTCCGTTCCAAAGCGATCTGTTCATCGACGGCGTTGACACCGAATATTTCCTGCGGACCCAGGCGGCCGGGTTTAAGACCGTGATCGCCCCTCAGGCGGCTCTTGGCCACTCGCTGGGAACAATGACGCAGGCCCGCATCTTCGGTACGGACCTTGCCCTGCGGGGCCGGCCGATCAAGGTACGGACCGCAGCCTCGTGGCGCTACTATTACCTGTTCAGGAACCGCATCCTGCTGGCCGCAAAATACGGGCGCCAACACCCGTGGTGGGCCGTCAAAGGCTTCCTGGCAGACTACCGGCACCTGGCGATCGTGACGTTGCTGGCGCCGCGCCGTTTAGAACGACTGTCCTCCGCCGTTGCCGGGGTTGTCGACGGACTGGCGGGGCGCGCCGGCAGGCGCAGCGTCAGCTAA
- a CDS encoding acyltransferase family protein: MSGITMSSALAVGARSEATNPPTGHQRRLDIEGLRAIAVVAVVLDHLVHWPHGGFVGVDIFFVISGYLISGILLREATATGRISFRQFYIRRMKRILPAAALVLSVTVTVAYVVFYGGRASSIAGDAFWALLFSANWRFAVLGTDYMNSGSSVSPLQHYWSLGVEEQFYIFWPWIILGALYLARRLRSNPRGAVAILASAVGFSLLLSFAFALWETQTNHTVAYFSTFSRSWELGAGALLAVLTVSFKGLVYPLRVALLWLGLGLLAASALLISPETPFPAPNALYPVLGTCFVILAGTGKQSAAYNRMAWTLTNPVSRYIGKISYSLYLWHFPVIIFLSTFVPADSKRFYVFAVVLMLVLSIGSFKLVEDPIRRSSLGNARVGEPGLQQRRRRSIAVVGIFAALLIAAPLTASATLGQQRTADTGGSPDGTGSQASTTATTVEGRQEQLSSALGAEEWPGLVPDPATMGADGALAKPLEWVQDGCLGGELSPLAHEEEVTANAARCIYGSETASKSVIVFGDSTTMSFVPGIRKALEDQDVKIYVYTVAACSPTLVPAGQDASAEECIRFKAWVQDEIRRLEPTTVVSSFLRNDGHLASKAVGAEADAEWQRNIASMAEYVTRNGARYVLLEAPAPAKAEPSLCITRFSAPDDCVTDRAPTFDNQSDVENRALASVGQGALYVPTKDWFCVDGRCPAFIGNTALYADINHISARASEELAPLMASALLKGIRG; encoded by the coding sequence TCCGAGGCGACCAACCCTCCAACCGGTCACCAACGGCGTCTGGACATCGAGGGCCTTCGGGCGATCGCCGTCGTAGCCGTTGTTCTTGACCACCTCGTGCATTGGCCTCATGGCGGGTTCGTGGGCGTTGACATCTTCTTTGTCATTTCCGGCTATTTGATCTCAGGTATTCTCCTCCGGGAAGCCACGGCGACTGGCCGCATCTCATTCCGCCAGTTCTATATCAGACGGATGAAACGCATCCTGCCAGCAGCGGCCCTGGTGCTATCTGTCACGGTGACCGTTGCTTACGTGGTCTTTTACGGGGGACGTGCTTCATCCATAGCAGGCGACGCGTTTTGGGCACTCCTGTTCTCGGCAAACTGGCGTTTTGCTGTGCTCGGGACTGACTACATGAATTCTGGCTCTTCCGTCTCGCCGCTCCAGCACTATTGGTCGTTGGGGGTGGAGGAGCAGTTCTACATCTTCTGGCCTTGGATCATTCTTGGCGCGTTGTACCTTGCTCGGCGGCTCCGCTCCAATCCGCGTGGCGCGGTAGCAATCCTTGCGTCTGCCGTTGGATTTTCACTCTTGCTGTCGTTTGCTTTCGCGCTTTGGGAGACCCAGACAAATCACACAGTCGCCTACTTCTCCACCTTCTCCAGAAGCTGGGAACTGGGGGCGGGTGCGCTTTTGGCCGTGCTGACGGTGTCCTTTAAGGGCTTGGTCTATCCTCTGCGTGTGGCCCTCCTCTGGCTTGGTCTTGGATTGTTGGCTGCCTCCGCCCTGCTGATCAGTCCTGAAACACCCTTTCCAGCTCCGAATGCCTTGTACCCGGTGCTTGGGACCTGCTTTGTCATCCTCGCAGGAACCGGGAAGCAGTCCGCAGCCTACAATCGGATGGCTTGGACCCTGACAAATCCCGTAAGCAGATACATCGGTAAGATTTCATATTCCCTTTATCTCTGGCATTTTCCGGTAATAATCTTCCTCTCCACGTTCGTCCCTGCGGATTCGAAGCGTTTCTACGTTTTTGCCGTAGTACTGATGTTGGTCCTCTCGATCGGGTCATTCAAGCTGGTCGAAGATCCGATTCGTCGGAGCAGTCTGGGCAACGCTCGGGTCGGGGAACCGGGCCTGCAACAACGCCGGAGAAGGTCGATTGCGGTTGTAGGGATCTTCGCAGCGCTGCTCATTGCTGCACCCCTGACTGCGTCTGCGACTCTAGGGCAGCAGCGGACGGCTGACACAGGTGGTTCGCCAGATGGGACGGGTAGCCAGGCATCGACCACAGCCACAACGGTTGAAGGGCGGCAGGAGCAGTTAAGTTCGGCATTAGGTGCGGAAGAATGGCCCGGGCTGGTCCCCGACCCTGCGACGATGGGCGCCGATGGCGCTCTGGCCAAGCCTCTCGAGTGGGTGCAAGATGGCTGCCTTGGTGGTGAGCTCTCACCTTTGGCGCACGAAGAGGAAGTCACTGCTAACGCCGCCCGGTGCATCTACGGAAGCGAGACTGCGTCGAAGTCGGTGATAGTTTTCGGCGACTCAACAACGATGAGCTTCGTTCCGGGCATCCGCAAGGCTCTAGAGGACCAAGACGTCAAGATCTACGTTTACACTGTCGCCGCGTGTTCCCCGACGTTAGTACCAGCCGGCCAAGATGCCTCTGCTGAGGAGTGCATCCGCTTCAAAGCTTGGGTCCAGGACGAGATCCGAAGGCTGGAGCCGACCACGGTCGTGTCATCTTTCCTTCGTAATGACGGGCATCTTGCGAGCAAAGCAGTTGGAGCCGAGGCCGATGCCGAGTGGCAGCGAAACATTGCGTCGATGGCCGAATACGTGACCCGCAACGGGGCGCGCTACGTCTTGCTTGAGGCGCCGGCGCCGGCAAAGGCAGAACCGAGCCTGTGCATTACGCGGTTCAGCGCGCCAGATGACTGTGTCACTGATCGAGCACCCACGTTCGACAACCAGAGCGATGTGGAGAACCGAGCGCTTGCCAGCGTAGGACAGGGCGCTCTCTATGTGCCAACCAAGGACTGGTTCTGTGTCGATGGCCGGTGCCCGGCCTTCATTGGGAACACGGCACTTTATGCAGACATCAACCACATCAGTGCCCGGGCCTCGGAGGAACTGGCGCCGCTAATGGCCAGTGCACTGCTGAAGGGCATCCGGGGCTGA